A region of bacterium DNA encodes the following proteins:
- the glmM gene encoding phosphoglucosamine mutase, translating to MRRSAVRIRAPAPRRSRDPAVLRGGLSFAASGLRPQRRGGCMADSPLMVSVSGIRGIVGDSLHPEAIVRYSAAYATWCRRRGAAVGASVVVGRDGRPSGRMVLDLVKGVLGAAGLETVDIGVCTTPGTAMAVGAQGAAGGIVITASHNPAPWNALKFLDAAGDFLAPALGEEVLAIEAAGDFHWEDHARLGGFRRWPDANRHHIAAILALPLVAREAVAARGFTVAVDAVNASGSAALPPLLEALGARCLLLHCDGSGIFPHNPEPTPAHLGELAAAVRAGGAALGLAVDPDSDRLVLVDADGRVLSEEYTLALAADYVLGRTPGPVAVNLSTSRLIDDVAARHGQVCHRSPVGEAHVVAAMRAAGAVIGGEGNGGVILPALHAGRDGLVGAALVLSALATSGRSLAALADALPAYRMEKRRLELAAKVEPARLVALAERHFAGAELDRRDGVKASYPEGWLHVRASNTEAILRLIGEAADGAWLRARLDAAEAHFRTALA from the coding sequence ATGCGCAGGTCCGCGGTTCGAATCCGCGCGCCAGCTCCGCGGCGATCTCGCGATCCGGCCGTCCTGCGGGGCGGCCTTTCCTTTGCGGCCAGCGGCTTGCGGCCGCAGCGCCGGGGAGGGTGTATGGCCGACAGCCCGCTCATGGTCAGCGTTTCCGGCATCCGCGGAATCGTCGGCGACTCGCTCCACCCCGAGGCCATCGTCCGCTACAGTGCGGCCTACGCGACCTGGTGCCGGCGCCGCGGCGCGGCGGTCGGCGCGAGCGTCGTCGTCGGCCGCGACGGCCGGCCCAGCGGGCGCATGGTCCTGGATCTCGTCAAGGGCGTGCTCGGCGCCGCCGGCCTGGAAACCGTGGACATCGGCGTCTGCACGACGCCCGGGACGGCGATGGCGGTGGGCGCCCAGGGCGCGGCGGGCGGGATCGTCATCACGGCCAGCCACAATCCCGCGCCCTGGAATGCCCTCAAGTTCCTCGATGCGGCCGGGGATTTCCTCGCGCCGGCGCTCGGCGAGGAGGTGCTCGCGATCGAGGCGGCGGGGGACTTCCACTGGGAGGACCACGCCCGGCTCGGTGGCTTCCGCCGCTGGCCCGACGCGAACCGCCACCACATCGCGGCGATCCTCGCCCTGCCGCTGGTGGCGCGCGAGGCCGTCGCCGCGCGCGGCTTCACGGTGGCCGTGGACGCCGTCAACGCCTCGGGCAGCGCGGCGCTGCCGCCCCTGCTCGAGGCCCTCGGCGCGCGCTGCCTGCTGCTCCACTGCGACGGCAGCGGCATCTTCCCGCACAACCCGGAGCCGACGCCCGCGCATCTCGGCGAGCTGGCCGCCGCGGTGCGCGCGGGCGGCGCCGCGCTCGGCCTCGCGGTCGACCCCGACAGCGATCGCCTCGTGCTCGTCGATGCCGACGGGCGCGTCCTCTCGGAGGAGTACACGCTGGCGCTGGCGGCCGACTACGTCCTCGGGAGGACGCCCGGTCCCGTCGCGGTCAACCTGAGCACCAGCCGACTCATCGACGACGTCGCCGCCCGCCACGGCCAGGTCTGCCACCGCAGCCCGGTGGGGGAGGCGCACGTCGTCGCCGCCATGCGCGCGGCCGGCGCCGTGATCGGCGGCGAGGGCAACGGCGGTGTCATCCTGCCCGCCCTGCACGCCGGGCGCGACGGGCTTGTCGGCGCCGCGCTCGTCCTCTCGGCGCTGGCGACCAGCGGCCGCTCGCTCGCGGCGCTGGCCGACGCGCTGCCCGCCTACCGGATGGAGAAGCGGCGCCTGGAGCTGGCCGCCAAGGTCGAGCCCGCGCGCCTGGTCGCGCTCGCCGAGCGACACTTCGCCGGGGCGGAGCTGGACCGGCGCGACGGCGTCAAGGCCAGCTATCCCGAAGGATGGCTGCACGTGCGCGCCTCGAACACGGAGGCGATCCTGCGCCTCATCGGCGAGGCCGCCGACGGCGCCTGGCTCCGCG
- a CDS encoding Rrf2 family transcriptional regulator translates to MILSRASEYAIRAMVYMAGREENGPVQLKEIAESENIPFHFLAKTMQVLTRIRLVKSFRGPHGGFMLMKPAREIYLYEIVNAFDAINQWDTTCVLGINPCSDDVICPLHDDWKPIREGIYELFKTRNLEGLVGRLEEKRQKLRELGLTG, encoded by the coding sequence ATGATTCTCTCCAGAGCGAGCGAGTACGCGATCCGGGCGATGGTCTACATGGCGGGGCGGGAGGAGAACGGTCCGGTCCAGCTCAAGGAGATCGCCGAGTCGGAGAACATCCCCTTCCACTTCCTGGCGAAGACGATGCAGGTGCTCACGCGCATCCGCCTCGTCAAGTCCTTCCGGGGACCGCACGGCGGCTTCATGCTGATGAAGCCGGCCCGCGAGATCTACCTCTACGAGATCGTCAACGCCTTCGACGCCATCAACCAGTGGGACACGACCTGCGTGCTGGGCATCAATCCCTGCTCGGACGACGTGATCTGCCCGCTCCACGACGACTGGAAGCCGATCAGGGAAGGCATCTACGAGCTCTTCAAGACGCGCAATCTCGAGGGCCTCGTCGGCAGGCTCGAGGAGAAGCGCCAGAAGCTCCGCGAGTTGGGCTTGACGGGTTGA
- the galE gene encoding UDP-glucose 4-epimerase GalE, giving the protein MRILVTGGAGYIGGAFLRAALAAGHSLSVIDNLSTGHADSLPPGVDFRQVDLRERRWLDPLLAECDALVHFAARSLVAESVADPVGYYRDNLGGFLALLAGIEAVGGPRRLVFSSSAAVYGHGEGQPFRETDPCRPVNPYGGTKLAMEQVLGHAAPRLKLRYLCLRYFNAAGALADHGERHQPETHLIPLALAAAAGGEPLTLYGEDYPTPDGSCVRDGVHVADLAEAHLAALAALEAPSDPSGPLNLGTGQGHSVKAVIASVERVTGRAVPLRRGPRRPGDPALLVAAVDRARALLGWAPRQAALDAIVASAWDFARGGAGGG; this is encoded by the coding sequence ATGAGGATTCTGGTCACGGGCGGCGCCGGCTACATCGGCGGCGCCTTCCTGCGCGCCGCGCTCGCGGCGGGCCATTCGCTCAGCGTGATCGACAATCTGAGCACGGGCCACGCGGACAGCCTGCCGCCGGGAGTGGACTTCCGGCAAGTCGACCTGCGCGAGCGGCGCTGGCTCGATCCGCTGCTTGCCGAGTGCGACGCCCTGGTCCACTTCGCCGCGCGCAGCCTGGTCGCCGAGTCGGTGGCCGACCCGGTCGGCTACTACCGCGACAACCTGGGCGGCTTCCTCGCCCTGCTCGCGGGCATCGAGGCCGTCGGCGGGCCGCGGCGGCTGGTCTTCTCGTCCTCCGCAGCGGTCTACGGCCACGGCGAAGGGCAGCCATTCCGCGAGACCGATCCCTGCCGGCCGGTGAACCCCTACGGCGGCACGAAGCTCGCGATGGAACAAGTGCTGGGCCACGCGGCGCCGCGCCTGAAGCTGCGCTACCTCTGCCTGCGCTACTTCAACGCGGCGGGCGCCCTCGCCGACCACGGCGAGCGCCACCAGCCCGAGACGCACCTCATCCCGCTCGCCCTCGCCGCCGCCGCGGGCGGCGAGCCGCTGACTCTCTACGGCGAGGACTACCCGACCCCCGACGGCAGTTGCGTCCGCGATGGGGTGCACGTCGCCGATCTTGCCGAGGCGCACCTGGCAGCCCTCGCCGCACTCGAGGCGCCGAGCGATCCCAGCGGCCCGCTCAACCTCGGGACGGGGCAGGGGCACTCGGTGAAGGCGGTGATCGCAAGCGTTGAGCGGGTGACGGGTCGCGCCGTGCCCCTGCGCCGCGGCCCGCGCCGGCCCGGGGACCCGGCCCTGCTCGTCGCCGCCGTCGACAGGGCCCGCGCACTGCTCGGCTGGGCGCCGCGCCAGGCGGCACTGGACGCCATCGTCGCCTCTGCCTGGGACTTCGCGCGGGGCGGCGCCGGGGGCGGTTGA
- the uvrA gene encoding excinuclease ABC subunit A, whose amino-acid sequence MDFIRIRGARENNLRNLDLDIPRGRFVVISGPSGSGKSSLLFDTLYAEGQRRYVESLSTYTRQFLERLRRPDLDSLEGIGPAIAIRQQNTVQHGRSTVATYTEIADFLRVLFARAGSLHCPRCGALVEREEPSVLAARLTAQQAGRAILPAFPFCGGAGLGGEQVREILLARGYRRVVAAGGVQRLEEAPAPALAAAGLTVVVDRLRAEPAEQGRLAEAIETAYREGEGRLLVLDETGAPLSRHAEGAICGACDLALPEPRPDFFSFQLTEGACPDCHGYGNRLEFDLGKLVPRPALSIAEGALAPWASPRFARFQQRVCELCRERKIPVDRPFAELTLVQRRLLLEGGKGFKGLLPWLEALRGKAYKKYARFYSRRFMSELPCETCGGSRLRPEVRQVRLGEWTLPDIYRLTLGEAAAALAALPIEARALGVERVLAELDGRLRFLLRMGLHYLTLDRPTRSLSGGEFQRIHLANALGSRLTDTLYALDEPTIGLHPRDTERLLATLLELRDLGNSVIVAEHDLEVVRRADQLIDLGPGSGAKGGRLVYQGPVDRLEAVDPDHPSATLRCLAGQEPLGFIDRARRPSRGSLLLEGVTRHNLQDLTVEFPLGRLVVVSGVSGSGKSTLVSDVLVQALASPEGPRPGDPWRRLRGADRVHGFRVVDQSPVGKSPRSNPATYLGAFQLIRELYAEEARRARLRLGAEHFSFNSKEGRCPECQGLGSVKLEMVFMADLYVPCETCGGRRFRAESLAVRFKGRTIAEVLEMTVDEAIQFFAGHHALGERLWMLHRVGLGYLKLGQGASTLSGGESQRLKIARELATTGSERHLYILDEPTTGLHPLDVRQLLAVFQRLLKAGHSLIVIEHNPQILLAADHIIDLGPEGGAGGGRIVALGDPAAIAAEPASLTGRYLAPLLAMQLEEERG is encoded by the coding sequence ATGGACTTCATCCGCATCCGAGGCGCTCGGGAGAACAACCTCCGCAATCTCGACCTCGACATCCCGCGCGGGCGCTTCGTGGTGATCTCCGGCCCCAGCGGCTCCGGCAAGAGCAGCCTCCTCTTCGACACGCTCTACGCCGAAGGCCAGCGCCGCTACGTCGAGAGCCTGTCCACCTACACACGGCAGTTCCTCGAGCGGCTGCGCCGGCCCGACCTCGATTCGCTCGAGGGGATCGGACCGGCGATCGCCATCCGCCAGCAGAACACGGTGCAGCACGGGCGCTCGACCGTGGCGACCTACACCGAGATCGCCGATTTCCTGCGCGTCCTCTTCGCGCGTGCCGGCAGCCTGCACTGCCCGCGCTGCGGCGCTCTCGTCGAGCGCGAGGAGCCCTCGGTGCTCGCGGCGCGGCTCACGGCGCAGCAGGCCGGACGCGCCATTCTTCCGGCCTTTCCCTTCTGCGGCGGCGCCGGCCTCGGCGGCGAGCAGGTGCGGGAGATCCTCCTCGCCCGCGGCTACCGCCGCGTGGTTGCGGCAGGCGGCGTGCAGCGCCTGGAGGAGGCGCCGGCGCCCGCCCTCGCTGCGGCGGGCCTGACCGTCGTCGTCGATCGCCTGCGCGCCGAGCCCGCCGAGCAGGGGCGCCTGGCGGAGGCCATCGAGACGGCCTACCGGGAGGGCGAGGGCCGACTGCTCGTCCTCGACGAGACGGGCGCTCCGCTCTCGCGCCACGCCGAGGGGGCGATCTGCGGCGCCTGCGATCTCGCGCTGCCCGAGCCGCGGCCCGACTTCTTCTCCTTTCAGCTCACCGAGGGCGCCTGTCCCGACTGCCACGGCTACGGCAACCGCCTCGAGTTCGACCTCGGCAAGCTGGTGCCGCGGCCGGCGCTCTCGATCGCCGAGGGCGCGCTGGCGCCCTGGGCCTCGCCGCGCTTCGCGCGCTTCCAGCAGCGCGTGTGCGAACTCTGTCGCGAGCGGAAGATCCCCGTCGACCGGCCCTTCGCGGAGCTGACGCTCGTGCAGCGGCGCCTGCTGCTCGAAGGCGGCAAGGGCTTCAAGGGTCTCCTGCCCTGGCTCGAGGCCCTGCGCGGCAAGGCCTACAAGAAGTACGCGCGCTTCTACTCGCGGCGCTTCATGTCCGAACTGCCCTGCGAGACCTGCGGCGGCAGCCGCCTGCGACCCGAAGTGCGCCAGGTGCGCCTGGGCGAGTGGACGCTGCCGGACATCTACCGGCTGACGCTCGGGGAGGCGGCCGCGGCGCTGGCCGCACTGCCGATCGAGGCGCGGGCGCTGGGCGTCGAGCGCGTGCTCGCCGAGTTGGACGGCCGCCTGCGCTTCCTCCTGCGCATGGGCCTGCACTACCTCACGCTCGACCGGCCGACGCGCAGCCTCTCGGGCGGGGAGTTCCAGCGCATCCACCTCGCCAATGCGCTGGGCAGCCGCCTCACCGACACGCTCTATGCCCTCGACGAGCCGACGATCGGCCTGCACCCGCGCGACACCGAGCGCCTGCTCGCCACCCTGCTCGAGCTGCGCGATCTGGGCAACAGCGTGATCGTCGCGGAGCACGATCTCGAGGTGGTGCGCCGCGCCGACCAGCTCATCGACCTCGGCCCCGGCAGCGGCGCCAAGGGGGGGCGGCTCGTCTACCAGGGGCCTGTCGACCGCCTGGAGGCCGTCGATCCCGATCACCCCTCGGCGACCCTGCGCTGCCTGGCGGGACAGGAACCGCTGGGTTTCATCGACCGCGCGCGGCGGCCCTCACGCGGGAGCCTTCTGCTCGAGGGCGTCACGCGGCACAACCTGCAGGACCTGACGGTGGAGTTCCCGCTCGGGCGCCTCGTCGTCGTCTCGGGGGTGAGCGGCTCGGGCAAGAGCACGCTGGTGTCGGATGTGCTCGTGCAGGCGCTCGCGAGCCCCGAGGGGCCGCGGCCCGGCGATCCCTGGCGGCGGCTCCGGGGCGCCGACCGCGTGCACGGCTTTCGCGTCGTCGACCAGAGCCCGGTCGGCAAGAGCCCGCGCAGCAACCCGGCCACCTACCTGGGCGCCTTCCAGCTCATCCGCGAGCTCTACGCCGAGGAGGCGCGGCGCGCCCGCCTGCGCCTGGGCGCCGAGCACTTCTCCTTCAACAGCAAGGAGGGGCGCTGCCCCGAGTGCCAGGGCCTGGGCTCGGTGAAGCTGGAGATGGTCTTCATGGCCGACCTCTACGTGCCCTGCGAGACCTGCGGCGGCCGTCGCTTCCGCGCCGAGTCGCTGGCGGTGCGCTTCAAGGGCCGCACGATCGCCGAGGTGCTCGAGATGACCGTCGACGAGGCGATCCAGTTCTTCGCCGGGCACCACGCCCTCGGCGAGCGGCTCTGGATGCTGCACCGGGTCGGCCTCGGGTACCTCAAGCTCGGCCAGGGCGCGAGCACGCTGTCCGGCGGCGAGAGCCAGCGCCTGAAGATCGCGCGCGAGCTGGCGACGACCGGCAGCGAGCGGCACCTGTACATCCTCGACGAGCCGACGACGGGCCTGCATCCTCTCGACGTGCGCCAGCTGCTCGCCGTCTTCCAGCGCCTGCTCAAGGCGGGCCACTCGCTGATCGTCATCGAGCACAATCCTCAGATACTGCTCGCCGCCGATCACATCATCGACCTCGGCCCGGAGGGCGGCGCTGGAGGCGGCCGCATCGTCGCCCTGGGCGATCCGGCGGCCATCGCCGCCGAGCCGGCCTCGCTGACCGGCCGCTACCTGGCGCCACTCCTGGCGATGCAACTCGAGGAGGAGCGAGGATGA
- a CDS encoding nucleoside triphosphate pyrophosphohydrolase, with the protein MPTLPQAALEQLWRTLERLLAPDGCPWDREQRLADIARHLIDEGHEWLEACNQGDRVGQVEELGDLAYLPLFGLQRLARDEGEAAAAGALQAIDAKLRRRHPQLFPAPGGAAGPMPADSAEQLRVWEAVKREERAARGEAPGLLKPLPRSLSVLARSQRYQETAAGVGFDWPDLAGVLAKLDEEVGELRAALAALPAAPPPGAGAPSSRYRAGLSPATLAQAQEELGDLFIVLANLSRWLGLDAEALAESANAKFRRRFAAMEARLAADGERLGELSLETMDRAWQAVKNAEAAGEES; encoded by the coding sequence ATGCCCACTCTCCCCCAGGCCGCACTCGAGCAACTCTGGCGAACCCTCGAGCGCCTGCTCGCGCCCGACGGCTGTCCCTGGGATCGGGAGCAGCGCCTGGCCGACATCGCCCGGCATCTCATCGACGAGGGCCACGAGTGGCTGGAGGCGTGCAACCAGGGTGACCGCGTGGGCCAGGTGGAGGAGCTCGGCGACCTCGCCTACCTCCCCCTCTTCGGTCTCCAGCGGCTCGCCCGCGACGAGGGCGAGGCCGCCGCGGCCGGCGCCCTGCAGGCGATCGACGCCAAGCTGCGCCGGCGCCACCCGCAGCTCTTCCCCGCGCCGGGCGGCGCGGCGGGCCCGATGCCCGCGGACAGCGCCGAGCAGCTGCGCGTCTGGGAGGCCGTCAAGCGCGAGGAGCGCGCCGCGCGCGGCGAGGCGCCGGGCCTGCTCAAGCCGCTGCCGCGCAGCCTCAGCGTCCTCGCGCGCAGCCAGCGCTACCAGGAGACGGCCGCCGGCGTGGGCTTCGACTGGCCGGACCTCGCCGGCGTCCTCGCCAAGCTCGACGAGGAAGTCGGCGAACTGCGGGCGGCGCTGGCCGCGCTGCCGGCCGCTCCCCCGCCGGGCGCGGGCGCGCCCTCGTCGCGCTACCGCGCCGGCCTGAGTCCGGCCACGCTGGCTCAGGCGCAGGAGGAGCTCGGCGACCTCTTCATCGTGCTCGCCAATCTCTCGCGCTGGCTCGGCCTGGACGCAGAAGCGCTGGCCGAGAGCGCGAACGCCAAGTTCCGCCGCCGCTTCGCGGCGATGGAGGCGCGGCTGGCCGCTGAC